ATATATACACCGTAAGTATTATTTTTCCTCAactgtaaaatatatatatgccaTAAGTGTTATAAAGTCATTTGTAATATTACAAAATAGCAGTCGCCTAACATAATAGGTATATTAGATTCTACCACTCAAAAAATTGACATACTTAAAagatattataataaaagagATTATTCTCTTCCACCACCGCAAGTGCCATCCATCATTAACCTCAACTCATACTTAGATCTCAAAGCATCATTGTCTAAGAAGTTgctaattgtaaaaaaaatgaaGGTTTAATATATCACTTATATACATATTCATTCATTTTTCCTGTGCATTTTACAGgacataaaaaagaaataaaagagaaatatatacatattttatatttgcGCCATTTTGTTTATTCATAgtattgaaaaattatataaaattttgaatattaaattaCAGTGCGTTgttatttagataattttttaaatatagctaatattatttagttataattattttttttctctcttcttgaatcattaaatttaaacaatgaaaatataataacaaACTAAATTTAGCAATGAAATTATAATAGCAAAAATCAAATTTACActacaatttttattaattgtgaaaaaataaatacaccGCTAATTTATACTATAGCAGCAGAGATAGTTGTaatgaatttcaaattattacTGTTGAGTAAATCTAAGAAGTCTACTCTCTCAATTCGCAAActccatattaaaaaatatatatattatatataaaacaaCAATTTCTTACCacacttaatatattttatttttatttttaaattatattttcatatttaataatgttattaattaatatatctataataaatacaatttattatctttattattacaatttatatataatttttaaatttttctatttgtatgtgactttttaattttttataaacttttaatgtaatatattaatttataattaaaaaatttaaaattaaaaactaactatatttttaaaataattaataaaatttaatatatatctatttttctcgtgagaaataacatatttaaacttgtattaagttttttaaattatatttttattattaataaataataaattatatatatatatatatataaaattagactctaaattaaattaacgAGCGATTGATAAGTGTCATTATTAAACTTAATAATACAATTAATCCTATGTATTTATGTCATATggtgtaaatatatttataattttttatatatttataattttatttttatataaataataattaatatataaataataaatataatttattttttaattattattaatgtataaccttttaatttttttactgctttttaatataataaatataatatttattatatttattgtcaCTAGTATATCACTTTTTGAAATCCTACtgctttttaatatattatattattaatattgtaataaaaattttattataattttattattaaaaaagttttattatattttttattttaataataaaaaatattaaaaatatatttataaaaattgaataaaagatATTTggataatgaaaaaaatttatttttaccatataaattttttttaacattatgtttatttatttgataattttataaaatcataactaatataattaaattacatatgctataatgtgaataattatatagaataaatatatataattattaaaattattataaaaaatattaactgagataaaaatataaaataattaaaaaattaataaaaataattatataaaatattatcaaactaaaattttattcaatttaaataactataaaaagttaataaatataaataattaaattataataaaaagtgaAATTGTGATTTTAATGCTCTGAagtgttataaatattaaataatcaagttattaaactttaattattataatttattatattaatgagagtaataattttaatctcttcaattttcacaaaaatttaacatttattattcattttatataaaactCATTAGCACAATTTATATATAacatttattattcattttatataaaactCATTAGCAcaatttatatatgtatttcTTCAcacaaatttcttttttataaaaatttaatgtttattatctattttatataaaactCATTAGcacaattatatatatgtatttctTCGCAAAGATCTCTCTTCTCCACTTTCAAATGACTCGTGTTTTGAAACtttgctttcttattatttacttAGCATCTAGCGTGGGATGTATAATTGTACAATTCTCGATAATCAACTCAACTCTCTTGGTTAGATTGAAATTAGATAATGGGTCCTCTAAATGTTTATGAGATATCGTTATATTCTTCCTCAATAGGTATATATACTATAAGTGTTGTAAAAATTTGTAATATTACAAAATAGCAATAGCCTAACATAATAGatatactaaattttattattcaagaaATTGACATACTTAAGGGTAGTATGATAAAGGAGATGATTCTCTTACACTACTACCACTGCCAGTGCCATCCACCACCGTTagagtttaataaattttacttttttaaagaTATAGTTTTTAgaatagaatttattattatataatcataatatataataataaatactaaaatctttaatttcttttattacaaTTGAATTTGATGGTATATTGATTTGTGCTTATCACtattttgagttaaaattaaaaataaaacatgttTTGTTTCTCTTAATAGACAGATTTGATCTCTTATCTCATAATAAATGGACCCCAAATCATTAGGCATACAGCCACCCATATTAAAGAGGTCATAGACAAACATAACATAGATTCAAAAGGTACCGTTTGAAGGAAATTGAGTCCAACTAGAATTTGATTTCACAGGTTTATTGTCTATAATATAAGAAGTTGCTAATTGTAAAGAAAATGAAGGTTTAATATATCACTCAGTACTCATAGGTTTATTCTGGTAGTAAGTttatctaaataaatataagagGTTTCAGATTCTACTCCCCGACCCTCTAttcctattttaaaaaaaatatatcacttATATATATATCCATTGATTTCTCCTATGCATTTCACATGATATAAAGAGaaatatatagatattttaTATTTGCACCATTTTGTTTATTCATATTATtggaaaattatataaaattttgaatattaaattaCAGTGTGTTgttatttagataattttttaaatatagctaatattatttggttataattattttttctctattcttcaatcaataaatataaacaatgaaaatataataacaaACTAAATTTAGCAATGAAATTATAAtagcaaaaattaaatttacactataattttgtataatcatatttaaaaaatttaataacctGGCAAGTGACTAATATATTGATAGATTTTCTATAAATATCTCTGAggtacatttttaaaatttaccaagcactttccttttttttttaatttttaacttttcatatggtatattttgattatattttattaacaataaaCTCTGAAAATTTACTTAACTGAAAATATTTTCGtgatcaaagaaaaaaaaattccttttgaatttatttttcaccTATAAacctctatatataaatttattaataaattttattttttaaattacaattaaataataaaaaacaagttaaaaatttttCCACAaggaaatatttttcaaatacaagTTATTTTTCATATCCAATAGAAATCAATAGGCATGCCAATGTAAATTTGGTAAGGTTCATGAACAAAGTTGCATCACTTGCCAATAGCATCAAAAAAAGaattgaaaggaaaataatataTCGCTTATGATATGAAATATTCAATGGAAATTTTGTCCAAGTGAAGGCTATAACTATAACCAAGCGGAACAAGGCTTGTCACCAGGCTTTTTTAAGACTTGAATTTAACAGAGAATTCCAATGCAGTGCATAAAACTGAGAAGGATCAAAGCAGAAGACAAACTAGTGAAGATTATCACAATGGTTCCCAAAACAAGGTGTTCTTTTGCAAGCCAAATATAACAATGCATCCACAGTTTTATCCACAAAAGCAAAGTACACAAAGCTCCATGATCTTTTGGCTGCCATAAGCAGATAAGGAATCAGCAGGCCAGCTGCATATCCTAATCCAATGGCAAGGTAAGGCCACCTGTCATTAGTGTAAACATAGGCATTTCCCATCTCTTTATTAATTGTATCAGAACCAGAACACCTGACAACAAGAGGAGCACCACAAAGTCCAGGATTTCCAGCAAAAGAATTTGCCTCAAAAGTTGCCATTTGACCTGCATAAGGAATTTTCCCTGACAAATTGTTGCATGAGAAATTCAAGTACGCTAGAAAAGACATTGAGATCATGCTTGGAGGAATTGGACCAAAAAACATATTGCTTGATAGATCAAGTGATGCCAACTGATGCAATTCTGAAATAGTTTCTGGAATTTGACCACTAATGTGATTCCTTGACAAGTTTAACACCACCAATCCAGACAATTCTGTGACTTCATGTGGCAGGTCTCCATGTAAATGGTTTCCTGAAATGTCTATGCAAGTCAAAAAGGAAAGAGTCCTTGTGTACTTTAAAGACTGACCTTTTGAATTTACAACCAGACTTTCTTCGTAATAGACACCGGCCACCCACCCATACGATAAATCCTGCCTAATGCGTCGTTCTTCAGTCAAGCCCTTAAGATTACTCACTCTTGTAGAAATGCTTCCTCTCAGCTGATTTTCTGCTAGGTCCAGGACTTCAAAAGAACTCAAATTGAAAAGTCCAGAAGGAACTTCTCCTGAAAATGCATTGGACCTCAAGCTAAGAATTTTAAGACATGGAAAAGCATCTCCAAGCCATTGTGGAATTTTCCCTATTAACCTGTTGTATCCAAGGTCCAGAATAATCATCCacaaaagtaataaaatatctGAATCCAGCCTTAGATCCAACCGGATATGGACCCTAAACATCTGAATGAATTAATTCAAAAGCAGACTCAGCTCGTTTATTGATTCTATAACTTAAAGAGGTTCGatgatgttttgcaaaatgacatTGACTCACATTCCAATAAAGATAAGggcataacttcttcaaaatTGATAAAGAAGGGTTTCCCAACTGACAATGTACTTCAAATGGAAACACGACACTAGAGCAAGCAACAGACTGAGATACCCATGCATCCAAAATGTAGAGACTCCAGATACATggcctctaccaataatctgcttcgtcacaAGATCTTGAATGAGACAATAATCAGGAAAAAAGGAAACACAACAACTTATGTCTTTGGTAAGTTTATTCacagagattaaattaaaggcaaGATTAGGTAGACTTAGCACAGATGTTAGAGTAATAGAACGAGTAGGTTTAACATTCCCAGAACCCTCAACATTATAGGTTGATCCATCAGCTATAATAACAGGATAAGGTCCTTTATGAGATCGAAAGCTAGTAAAAATATGAGAATTACTTGTCATGTGATCCGTGGCACCAGAATTAATGACCCATTTATATGAAGAGGAAATAAGACACGTTTTATCTATCTCAGCCGCTACTGAAGACGTtgagataattttaataatatgggtcTTACTGTCAGAAATCATTTCAACTAAAACCCTATACTCCTATACCTTCAAACGAATTAAAGGAAGATAACAAATCTCAATCCAGTGAACAGTATCAAAAAATGCCTCCACCCAATACCCAAACGGCAAACGAACCACAGATTTGACAAGGGGGCTACAAGGCGACTTCGGCTTCCTCTCTAGGTGGAcggtgagagacaaatattatcTTAGATGGGTAACACAAAAGAATAGGAGGCCTAAAtctccaaaaatttaaaacttgacgggagagaaaaaaaaataaatctctacGGGAATGGTTCTGATACCATGTAATAAGATAAAGAATAATTAGGCAATTTCAGTATATTTTTCCATTGAAGTAAGTGGGTACATATACAGATTACAAAGCATACCTGTTGGCATACCTTCTTTTGCTTTGTGGTGATTTTCTCTATTAGTCAAGCTTTCCATGATGAACTAGCTTTAATTGCAACTGTGTGTTGGTTTATTTGGAAAGAAAGAAACAAGACAATCTTTCAACACATGCCTCCAGATCCTATCTTTGTGACTCGCAAGACCCTCTGCCGGCCCCATGTTCCCTGTAGTGTTCATAATTCCGGTGTTTCTGTTTAGCAAGCTCCGCCAATTGGGATGTTAAAGTTCAATTCTGATACTGCTTGAAAATCTAATTTAATGTTTGCTTCTATTGCTGTTGTGGTTCAGAACTGCTATGGTAAACTTTTGGATGGTAGAGATTGTAAGGTTGTTGCTAGAATATCCTGTTGGCAAAAGCTTTAGGGTCCTGAAGGCTTTTTATATTCACGTGTCCAAAAATTATGTAATAATTTTTAGCCGGAACATTATattcataatttataaataactttatttaaaaaaaaaagttatttactttaataatggcttaatttttttcaattaaaaaatatttttaattaattaattttattgatttttcaaatgccaaaaagtaccaaaaatatatatttttcttagaAATGTTTTGTTTGGAAACAAATGAACCTGAATTTGATATATATTAGAGCTgctatattaaaaattagtttattaaGTATGTTTGTTAAacaatattaaaaagtaatttttaagttaatttaatatattctaATCATAAATGGTTcatactaattaaataaaattttaaactacattctttaaaaaaatctagagagatttactatttaattcttgggtattgccattattaacaagtcagtccctacattttaaaaaatttattaaaatgttcttatattttctctccgtcaatcaataaaatagtcattttatcctcttttccattaaaaataagttaaaaataaatgaagaatgagagaaaatttttaaaacataattttgcTCTCAAATAAAACCCTTTATTTAGTCACtgagtattgtcattattaacaggTTAGcccttatatttttagaaatctattgaAACTATCTTATCTTTTttcaaatctattaaaatatttttatatttttcttttcgtcaataaaatagtccctcctcctcctctccctcctcctcaaaaaagatgaagatgaagaaaaagaagatgagacgtctagaagaagaagagaaggaagaatcaaaatcgaaaaagaaaaagaagataaagaagaagaagaaaaagaaaaagaagaaaaagaggagaaagggtctagaagaagaagaaaggtaatttggtcttttactatatttttaacggcagaaATAGACGGAATAAGTATTTTGTTGGtgagaaaaaagataaaaatattttaatagattcttTAAAATGCAgagactgatttgttaataatgacaatatcaaaggactaaataataaatctctcaaaaatctaaaatagtaaatatataGTAAATCTGGAAAATGATATTTAAATCACAATCCTAAACAGTGGGTCACTAGCCTATTGTTTTTGTCTAATAATGCCTTGTTGAAAAACTATGAATATTGGTCTAATTTtgtttagaaattaaaaaaaaaaagattttttaatatatatatatattataattggcttaaatttaaattaaaatgtgtTGCTTTGGGGGTACTAGGTTGTGATGATGCGGAATTGCTTTGAGGCTCCATTTGGACCACTACCTTTGTCATGGTTTAGGCACCTGGCTTTTggccttttttcttatttttatttttaatcaaatatatgaatctattaatataaaaaaacccAACAACTACATGAAGATTCGTAGAAGAAACAATAAAGTCCAAGAAACTAACGTAACAAAGCAAAGAGAAGCCTATTCTCATATGAAGAATAGAATTGTTGATTGAATGAACGATCAGTTTACAAGAGTTATATAACTAAGAGTCCTGCAATAGAATGACTAAAGATAGGTATTGGCAGAATACAAATGATAAGACAGCTAATACAGTTACAGTTTAGTCTTATCCTCAATACGCCCCCGCAAGATGGAAGATCCATTTGAGACTCCAATCTTGGATCGAAACTTAACAAATGCAGGTCTGCCAAGAGGCTTAGTCAACATGTCTACAATCTGATCTTTGTTACTGATGTGTAACACACGTAGCTGACCAGCGGCTTGTCGCTCTCGTACAAAATGATAATCTAAAGCCAAGTGCTTCATTTTGGTATGATATATTGGATTCGAACAGAAATATGTAGCACCTATATTATCACAATATAGTGTTGGCACAGAAGAAATAGGCATACCAAGATCAGATAACAAATTTTGCACCCAAATTACTTCAGCTGCCGCGTTTGCCAAAGCTTTATATTCTGCTTCTGTCGACGATCGTGACACTGTTTTCTGTCGAGCAGACTTCCAAGAAATAATGTTCGAACCAAGATACAATACATAAGCTGTTGTGGATCGTCCCTTATCCAAAACTCCTCCCCAATCAGAATCAGAGAAAGCAAACAAAACATGCTTGGATTGCCGATTAAGATAAAGACCATAATGAATGGTACCTTTTAGATATCGCAATACTCGCTTCAATGCTTGAAGATGCAGCTGAGTTGGAGCATGCATGAATTGAGATAATCGGTTTACTACAAAAGAAACATCTGGTCTAGTAATGGCCAAGTATTGTAGAGAACCTACAAGTTGACGATAGGAAGTAGCATCAACAGAAGAAGACCCatcatctaaaattaatttctcaCTAGTAGACATAGGTGTATGAACTTCTTTAGCTCCTGTCATATTAAATTTGACTAATAAATCAGAGATATGACGATGCTGAGATAAAAAGAGACCATGTGATGTGGAAATAACTTCAACACCCAAAAAATGATGAAGCTGCCCCAAGTCTGTGATTGAAAACCGAATGGACAACTGCTGCACACAATGATTCAAAAATTCTGTATGGTTGCCCGTCAAGACAATGTCATCgacataaaaaagaaaataagcaaTAATTCCCTTGGAATTGTAAACAAATAAGGATGCATCTGCCAT
This region of Manihot esculenta cultivar AM560-2 chromosome 10, M.esculenta_v8, whole genome shotgun sequence genomic DNA includes:
- the LOC110624255 gene encoding receptor-like protein EIX2; translated protein: MTSNSHIFTSFRSHKGPYPVIIADGSTYNVEGSGNVKPTRSITLTSVLSLPNLAFNLISVNKLTKDISCCVSFFPDYCLIQDLVTKQIIGRGHVSGVSTFWMHGLIGKIPQWLGDAFPCLKILSLRSNAFSGEVPSGLFNLSSFEVLDLAENQLRGSISTRVSNLKGLTEERRIRQDLSYGWVAGVYYEESLVVNSKGQSLKYTRTLSFLTCIDISGNHLHGDLPHEVTELSGLVVLNLSRNHISGQIPETISELHQLASLDLSSNMFFGPIPPSMISMSFLAYLNFSCNNLSGKIPYAGQMATFEANSFAGNPGLCGAPLVVRCSGSDTINKEMGNAYVYTNDRWPYLAIGLGYAAGLLIPYLLMAAKRSWSFVYFAFVDKTVDALLYLACKRTPCFGNHCDNLH